In Catellicoccus marimammalium M35/04/3, the following proteins share a genomic window:
- the secE gene encoding preprotein translocase subunit SecE: protein MKKIGQFFKSVAHEMRLVTWPTGKQWRKDVLTVIEMTLIFAIFFAVADWGLTHLMSFILK, encoded by the coding sequence ATGAAAAAAATCGGACAATTTTTTAAAAGTGTTGCTCATGAAATGCGTCTTGTAACATGGCCTACTGGGAAACAATGGCGAAAAGATGTATTAACGGTTATCGAAATGACACTTATTTTTGCTATTTTCTTCGCCGTAGCGGACTGGGGATTAACGCATTTGATGAGTTTTATTTTGAAATAA